In a single window of the Cucumis melo cultivar AY chromosome 11, USDA_Cmelo_AY_1.0, whole genome shotgun sequence genome:
- the LOC103498366 gene encoding WEB family protein At3g02930, chloroplastic: MSTKSKSSTPETPNKTSPATPRVSKLNRGITKSESDSHSPLQRSRLSIDRSPRPATSKPAVDRQLPKVATPPDKAQPRSTKGSEIQAQLNVAQEDLKKAKEQIVLVEKEREKLSNELKEAQKSAEEANEKLREALVAQKRAEESSEIEKFRAVEMEQAGLEEAHKKEEEWQKEIEAVRSQHALDVSALLSTSQELQRVKMELAMTTDAKNQALSHADDATKIAEIHVEKVEILSGELTRLKALLDSKLETQSNENGQLIMKLKSEIDSLNLELEKAKSYAEMVKEKEVSIERLNSELKAAKMAETCYEETIMDKDASIEQLNIDLEAAKMAETYAHGLVEEWKNRAEEMETKLDYANKLERSASESLDSVMKQLEHNNDLLHNAELEVAALKEKVGLLEMTVKRQKEDLKESEHHLHRAKEEASEMEKLVASLRSQLETVNEEKTQALNNEKLAASSVQSLLEEKNQLLNELETSKDEEEKSKKAMESLASALHEISTEARETKEKLLSSQAEQENYESQIENLKLVLKATNEKYENMLENSNREIDILTSTIEKSKHEYENSKAEWEEKELHLVDAVKKSEEENSSLEKEIDRLVNLLKQTEEEACKMREEEAQLKDSLKEVEAEVIYLQEALGEAKSESMKLKESLLDKENEFQSIHQENEELLTREAASLKKVDELSKLLEEASAKKQTVENGEPTDSEKDYDLLPKVVEFSEENGKRQEKTKVEPPIPIEHEEHKFEFPWVGNGASDEKTEKTDSAATLQNGNDKPKEAEKKEKEDDSVKVEYKMWESCKIEKKEFSQEGGEPEHESIDDETDSKPEGGESFDQINGVSSENLDDGGNSPSKQQEQQQQQKKKKPLLKKFGYLLKKKNSVNQKQ, from the exons ATGTCCACTAAGTCTAA ATCTTCTACACCTGAAACTCCCAACAAAACATCACCTGCAACTCCTAGGGTGAGCAAACTGAATAGGGGGATTACTAAATCAGAGTCTGATTCTCATTCTCCTTTGCAAAGGTCTCGGCTCTCGATTGACCGGTCCCCTCGACCTGCAACTTCGAAGCCTGCTGTTGATCGTCAATTGCCGAAAGTCGCTACCCCACCTGAT AAAGCACAGCCACGAAGTACCAAAGGTTCGGAGATACAGGCTCAATTAAATGTAGCTCAGGAAGATCTGAAGAAGGCAAAGGAGCAAATAGTTTTGgttgaaaaagagagagaaaagctaAGCAATGAATTGAAAGAAGCCCAGAAATCAGCAGAGGAAGCAAATGAGAAACTCAGAGAGGCTTTGGTGGCGCAAAAGCGAGCTGAAGAGAGTTCTGAGATTGAAAAGTTCCGAGCTGTTGAGATGGAGCAAGCGGGACTTGAGGAAGCTCATAAGAAAGAAGAGGAATGGCAGAAAGAAATTGAAGCTGTAAGAAGCCAACATGCATTAGATGTTTCTGCTCTCCTCTCTACCAGTCAAGAGCTTCAAAGAGTGAAGATGGAGTTGGCAATGACTACCGACGCCAAGAACCAGGCACTGAGCCATGCTGATGATGCGACAAAGATTGCCGAGATTCATGTCGAGAAGGTAGAGATTCTCTCAGGTGAGTTAACCAGATTGAAAGCATTGTTAGACTCAAAGCTTGAAACGCAGTCAAATGAGAATGGGCAATTGATAATGAAGCTTAAGTCAGAGATTGATTCTTTGAATTTGGAGCTTGAGAAAGCAAAATCTTATGCAGAGATGGTGAAGGAGAAAGAGGTTTCTATTGAGCGGCTTAATAGTGAACTAAAAGCTGCAAAGATGGCAGAAACGTGCTATGAGGAGACGATCATGGACAAAGATGCTTCCATTGAACAGCTTAATATTGATCTAGAAGCTGCAAAGATGGCTGAGACATATGCACATGGTTTAGTTGAAGAATGGAAAAACAGAGCTGAAGAGATGGAAACGAAGTTGGACTATGCAAATAAACTGGAACGGTCGGCATCGGAATCTTTGGATTCAGTGATGAAACAACTGGAACACAACAATGATCTATTGCATAATGCAGAGCTTGAAGTTGCTGCTCTAAAGGAGAAGGTAGGTTTACTCGAGATGACTGTTAAAAGACAGAAAGAAGACTTAAAAGAGTCAGAACACCATCTTCATCGGGCAAAGGAAGAAGCATCTGAAATGGAGAAGTTGGTTGCGTCACTGAGGTCACAGTTGGAAACTGTGAACGAAGAGAAAACTCAAGCTTTGAATAATGAGAAGCTTGCAGCTTCCAGTGTACAAAGCCTATTAGAAGAGAAAAACCAACTCTTGAATGAGCTAGAAACTTCAAAGGATGAGGAAGAGAAGAGCAAAAAGGCAATGGAAAGCTTGGCGTCTGCATTGCATGAAATCTCTACGGAGGCGAGGGAAACCAAGGAGAAACTGTTGTCTAGTCAAGCTGAGCAGGAGAACTATGAGTCACAGATAGAAAATCTGAAGTTGGTATTGAAAGCTACAAATGAGAAATATGAAAACATGCTTGAAAATTCAAATCGCGAAATTGATATTCTAACGAGTACCATTGAGAAATCAAAGCACGAATATGAGAATTCCAAGGCTGAGTGGGAAGAGAAGGAGCTTCACCTGGTTGATGCTGTGAAGAAATCAGAAGAAGAGAACTCGTCCTTGGAAAAAGAAATAGATAGGCTTGTAAATTTGCTCAAGCAAACGGAGGAAGAAGCTTGTAAGATGAGGGAGGAAGAAGCTCAACTAAAGGATAGTCTAAAGGAAGTTGAAGCTGAAGTGATCTATTTGCAGGAAGCTCTTGGAGAAGCTAAATCCGAGAGCATGAAACTGAAAGAAAGTTTATTAGACAAAGAAAATGAGTTCCAAAGCATTCATCAAGAAAATGAGGAGCTTCTAACTAGGGAAGCTGCTTCTCTTAAGAAGGTTGACGAGTTATCCAAGTTGCTTGAGGAAGCTTCTGCTAAAAAACAAACAGTGGAGAATGGTGAACCAACGGACAGCGAGAAAGACTATGATTTGCTACCGAAAGTGGTCGAGTTCTCTGAAGAGAATGGCAAACGACAAGAGAAGACCAAAGTGGAACCTCCAATACCCATTGAACACGAAGAACACAAATTTGAGTTTCCTTGGGTAGGTAATGGTGCCTCAGATGAGAAGACTGAAAAAACGGATTCAGCAGCAACACTTCAAAATGGAAATGATAAACCAAAAGAAGCagagaaaaaagagaaggaagatGATTCAGTTAAGGTTGAATACAAGATGTGGGAGAGctgcaaaattgaaaagaaagagtTCTCACAAGAGGGAGGAGAACCAGAACACGAATCCATTGATGATGAAACAGACTCAAAACCAGAAGGCGGAGAGAGTTTCGATCAGATAAATGGGGTAAGTTCAGAAAATCTGGATGATGGTGGAAACTCTCCATCAAAGCAGCAggagcagcagcagcaacagaagaagaagaagccgcTGCTTAAAAAGTTTGGATACCTTCTCAAGAAGAAGAACAGTGTCAACCAGAAACAGTGA